Below is a window of Comamonadaceae bacterium M7527 DNA.
CGGGCCTGGGCGCCAGCACCCTGTTGCTCACACTCACCAAAGCCGACATTGCTTGGGGCGCCAACATTGTGGCCGTGCGCATGTGGCCCTCGCCCGACTACAGCCGCGTCACCATCGAGTCTGACCAAGCGCTCAGCTACAGCCAGACCTTTGTGGCAGACCCGCCCCGCCTGGCCGTGGACATCAAAGGCATGGCCTTGATGCCAGAGCTCAAGGAGCTGGTGAGCAAAGTCGTGCCAGACGACCCCAATATTGCGGGTGTGCGCGTAGGCCAGTTTGCACCCGATGTGGTGCGTTTGGTGCTGGATCTAAAGCAAGCCGTATTGCCTCAGGTGTTCACACTCAAGCCCATCGCGCCCTACCAAAACCGCCTGGTCTTTGACCTATACCCCATTGCTGCGCCAGACCCGCTGGCAGACCTCATTGCCCAGCGCATGTCTGACCTGGAAGACCAAGTCGCCAGCACAGATCCGCTGGGTGACTTGTTGGCTCAAAAGGGGGTGACCGCCCCTCAAGCCCCTGGCGCTGCGGGCAAGCCCACCACACCACCCACCGCGGTAGCGACCAAACCCACACCCTCTAAAACACCAGCCAGGCCAGCGGCACAAAAAACAGACCGCATCATTGTTGTCACCCTAGACCCTGGCCATGGTGGTGAAGATCCGGGCGCTGTAGGGCCTAAAGGCACCTACGAAAAAGACGTGGTGCTGCAAATCGCCCTCAAGTTGCGCGACCGCATCAACAAATCCAGTGTCAACGGCAACCCCATGCGCGCCTTCATGACGCGCGACAATGATTATTTTGTGCCGCTGCACAAGCGCGTTGAAAAAGCCAGACGCGTTGACTCTGACTTGATGATCAGCATTCACGCCGACGCCTTCTACACCGCCAGGCCACAAGGTGCCAGCGTGTTCGCCCTCAGTACCAAAGGGGCTACCAGCGCCGCGGCACGATGGATGGCCAAGAAAGAAAATGCTGCAGACCTGGTAGGCGGCATCAACAGCAACAGCGCAGACGCCACAGTCAGCCGTGCCATGCTGGACATGAGCACCACCGCCCAAATCAAAGACAGCATCAAGCTGGGCGCAGAAATGCTGGGCGAGCTGGGCCAAGTGGGCCGGCTGCACAAGCCTCGCGTTGAACAAGCAGGTTTTGCGGTGCTGAAAGCACCTGATATCCCCAGCGTACTGGTTGAGACGGCGTTTATCAGCAACCCTGATGAAGAGCGCCGCCTGCGCAGCAGCGCCTACCAAAACCAACTGGCTGATGCCCTGATGCGCGGCATCAAACGCTACTTTGCCAACAACCCGCCGCTGGCGCGCAGCCGCCAAATTTAGCCCTGGTGGCTTGTGCCGCCACACATGACAGGCCTAGGCCGGGCGCGAGGTTTTCATGGCACCGGCAATCGCAAGAAGCCCCGGTATCAAAATCAAGCCCCAAATAATGAACTCCAGGTTGGCCTTCACCCACGGCAAGTTGCCAAACCAGTAGCCAGCCAGGGTCACGCCGCCCACCCACAGCGACGCACCCAACCCGTTGTAGACAATAAACACGCGCCTGTCCATGTTGGCCACGCCCGCCACAAACGGTGCAAACGTGCGCGCAAACGGCATAAAGCGCGCCAACACAATGGTGATGCCGCCATAACGCTCGTAAAAGGCATGGGCCTTGTCAAAAGCATTGCGATTAAACCAGCGTGAGTTGTCCCACTGAAACACCTTGGGGCCAACGTAACGGCCAATGCTGTAGTTGAGCTGGTCACCCGCAACCGCTGCCACAAACAACAAGCCCATGACCATATACAAGTCAAGACTGCCACGCGCGGCCATGGCCCCCACCACAAACAGCAGGGAGTCGCCGGGCAAAAACGGCATGACCACCAAACCAGTCTCCACAAACACAATGAGAAACAGCAAGCCATACACCCAGGCGCCATAGGTCTCGACAAAGTTGGCCAAGTGCACGTCGATGTTGAGAATGAAGTCAATGAGGGCGAAAAGAATATCCATGGGTACTGATTATCAGCGAGGTTTCGCATCCACTGGCTTGTAACGCTTGCGCGCTGTCCCCGGGCTCACACAGTCCTCACACAGTCCTCACACAGTCTTTAGAATGCCTAGGTGTTTACCGCAAGCCCCAACCCCATCGCCGACCAGCCCAGGCACATACGCGCCCTGCCAGACGAGCTCATCAGCCAAATTGCCGCAGGCGAGGTGGTGGAGCGCCCAGCCTCTGTGGTGCGCGAGCTGGTAGACAACGCCCTGGATGCAGGCGCCACACAAGTCACGGTACGCCTGCAAGCCGGCGGCGTACGCCTGATTGCGGTAGAAGACAATGGCTGCGGCATTGCCAAAGCCCAGCTGCCACTGGCCTTGCAGCGCCATGCCACCAGCAAAATCACCAACCTGAGCGACTTGGAGTCTGTGCAAACAATGGGCTTTAGGGGTGAAGCCCTGGCCGCCATCAACGCCATTGCCCAAGTCAGCGTGCTGACCCGTACCGCAGCAGATGAGCACGCTTGGCTGCTGGACGGCAACAGTGGCGAACTGTCAGCAGCAGCCCGCACACCAGGCACCACCATAGAAGTGCGCGAGCTGTTTTACGCCACACCCGCACGGCGCAAGTTTTTAAAAACCGACGCCACAGAACAAGCCCACTGCATTGAAGCGGTGCGCCGCCACGCACTGGCAAGGCCCTGGGTGAGCTTTGCCATTTGGGCAGACGGCAAGCAGCTGGAGCTGTGGCGCGCCATGCACACAGACGGGCTGGCACCTGACAGCCAAGCCAGCCTGGACCAACGCATTGGTGACATACTGGGCCACAGCTTTTTGGACAACAGCTTGGCGCTGGACCTGCGCTTTAGCACAGACGATGGCGACATGCGCCTGCGCGGGCGCGCAGGCCTGCCCGATGCGGCACGCGCCAGAGGCGACCAACAGTTTGCTTACGTCAACGGCCGCTTTGTGCGCGACAAGGTCATAGGCCATGCCGCGCGCAGTGCCTACGCAGACGTACTGCATGGCCAGCGCCAGCCCGTCTATGTGTTGTACATAGACATGGCCGCTACCCGCGTAGACGTCAACGTACACCCCACCAAAATTGAGGTGCGCTTCAGAGACGGGCGCGCCGTACACCAGCTAGTGGCGCGCGGCATCAGCCAAGCCTTGGCCGCACCACGCGCTGGACAGGCGGGGCGAGCGCTGCCACCAAGCCCAGAGCTGGCCACACCGCAAGCCGCTTGGCAAGCGCCGCCTTCAGATTCATCAGGCGCATCAGGTGCATCGAGCAT
It encodes the following:
- a CDS encoding DedA family protein, giving the protein MDILFALIDFILNIDVHLANFVETYGAWVYGLLFLIVFVETGLVVMPFLPGDSLLFVVGAMAARGSLDLYMVMGLLFVAAVAGDQLNYSIGRYVGPKVFQWDNSRWFNRNAFDKAHAFYERYGGITIVLARFMPFARTFAPFVAGVANMDRRVFIVYNGLGASLWVGGVTLAGYWFGNLPWVKANLEFIIWGLILIPGLLAIAGAMKTSRPA
- a CDS encoding N-acetylmuramoyl-L-alanine amidase, producing MKRRELLRAGLGASTLLLTLTKADIAWGANIVAVRMWPSPDYSRVTIESDQALSYSQTFVADPPRLAVDIKGMALMPELKELVSKVVPDDPNIAGVRVGQFAPDVVRLVLDLKQAVLPQVFTLKPIAPYQNRLVFDLYPIAAPDPLADLIAQRMSDLEDQVASTDPLGDLLAQKGVTAPQAPGAAGKPTTPPTAVATKPTPSKTPARPAAQKTDRIIVVTLDPGHGGEDPGAVGPKGTYEKDVVLQIALKLRDRINKSSVNGNPMRAFMTRDNDYFVPLHKRVEKARRVDSDLMISIHADAFYTARPQGASVFALSTKGATSAAARWMAKKENAADLVGGINSNSADATVSRAMLDMSTTAQIKDSIKLGAEMLGELGQVGRLHKPRVEQAGFAVLKAPDIPSVLVETAFISNPDEERRLRSSAYQNQLADALMRGIKRYFANNPPLARSRQI
- the mutL gene encoding DNA mismatch repair endonuclease MutL, yielding MFTASPNPIADQPRHIRALPDELISQIAAGEVVERPASVVRELVDNALDAGATQVTVRLQAGGVRLIAVEDNGCGIAKAQLPLALQRHATSKITNLSDLESVQTMGFRGEALAAINAIAQVSVLTRTAADEHAWLLDGNSGELSAAARTPGTTIEVRELFYATPARRKFLKTDATEQAHCIEAVRRHALARPWVSFAIWADGKQLELWRAMHTDGLAPDSQASLDQRIGDILGHSFLDNSLALDLRFSTDDGDMRLRGRAGLPDAARARGDQQFAYVNGRFVRDKVIGHAARSAYADVLHGQRQPVYVLYIDMAATRVDVNVHPTKIEVRFRDGRAVHQLVARGISQALAAPRAGQAGRALPPSPELATPQAAWQAPPSDSSGASGASSMPLATSGQNPLPWRVPGAISHWDTPKQNHQDAQHAAQEAAALWQVGQPPTAGTELPTGEWPLGSAVAQIHGVYILAQNANGLVVVDMHAAHERIVYERLKAQLGDGLSQRVSSQPLLIPASFAATPLEISTAQAHEQTLGTLGLAVEPLTAKTLAVRAVPTALAQGDAVALARSVLAELQQHEASTVIARAHNELLGTMACHGAVRANRTLTIAEMNALLRQMEVTERSDQCNHGRPTWQQLTMKDLDRLFLRGR